One genomic window of Scatophagus argus isolate fScaArg1 chromosome 16, fScaArg1.pri, whole genome shotgun sequence includes the following:
- the syngr2a gene encoding synaptogyrin-2a, producing the protein MQSSAYGASLAGGAFDFESFVKQPQTILRCLSWIFSIVVFATITAEGYINPTTEAEAKCMYNKNDSACNYGVGIGVLAFLACVVFFILDAYFPRISNAKERKYIVIADLVFSAAWTFLWFVCFCVLANQWSKTTKTDAPGDAARAVIAFSFFSIITWALLSYFAYGRYRQGVSEFDQEYRDPANDHNTPYPPAQYASSSGPTGYQQSPYTHSQDHPGEYQPPAY; encoded by the exons atgcagagcagTGCGTACGGGGCCTCGCTGGCTGGCGGTGCTTTTGATTTTGAGAGTTTCGTGAAGCAGCCACAGACCATTTTGCGCTGCTTGAGCTGG ATATTCTCCATCGTGGTCTTTGCAACCATCACAGCAGAAGGCTACATTAACCCAACGACCGAGGCTGAGGCCAAGTGCATGTACAACAAAAATGACAGTGCCTGCAACTACGGAGTGGGAATCGGAGTCCTGGCCTTCTTGGCTTGTGTTGTCTTCTTTATTCTGGACGCCTACTTCCCACGGATCAGCAACGCCAAGGAGAGAAAATACATTGTTATAGCTGATTTGGTCTTCTCAG CTGCGTGGACGTTCCTGTGGTTCGTTTGCTTCTGTGTCCTGGCCAACCAGTGGTCCAAAACTACGAAGACCGATGCCCCTGGTGATGCTGCCCGAGCTGTTATAgccttctcctttttctcaaTTATCACCTGG GCTCTTCTGTCCTACTTTGCGTACGGAAGGTATCGCCAAGGCGTAAGCGAGTTTGACCAGGAATACAGAGACCCAGCCAATGACCACAACACCCCTTACCCACCTGCTCAGTACGCCAGCAGCAGCGGCCCCACAGGCTACCAGCAGTCACCTTACACCCACAGCCAGGACCACCCAGGAGAGTACCAGCCTCCAGCTTACTGA
- the LOC124073209 gene encoding SUN domain-containing protein 3-like, whose protein sequence is MTRRSARLESMGYYDSEGNPTISYKETVFKIFKRRKNHFWHERGESTQTVIDNENTGDNLNGNSNNYSRRPKMFIRKIFDIFLFIFPLCFGLAYVIPTLSCSFLDLGVPYSPVSPTYINMELNVGNEDQMKHLINMEEELLRLQKHVNDLRNMEEELLRLQKHVTHLRNMEEELLRLKKQMNDLSPDVDAWPDFALDSQGAVALPQKSSETYRTKEASFTFFGIPISLPVKPKIVLQRQKPLTPGHCWAFAGGRGHLFIALSNPIFISHVTLGHISKNVSPTGKISSAPKHFSVYGLETLDDDGTKLGTFLYDHDGDSLQTFKLRLPSSHKERVIRYVRLQVESNWGHPDYTCLYNFRVHGKLAE, encoded by the exons ATGACACGAAGGAGCGCTCGTTTGGAGTCCATGGGATACTACGACAGCGAAGGCAACCCAACCATTTCCTACAAGGAGACAGTGTTTAA GATTTTTAAAAGACGCAAGAACCATTTCTGGCATGAGAGAGGAGAATCCACGCAAACTGTAATCGACAACGAAAACACTGGCGACAACTTAAACGGCAACAGCAACAACTACAGCAGACGGCCCAAAATGTTCATCCGAaagatttttgacattttcctcttcatattcCCACTGTGTTTTG GACTTGCATACGTGATTCCAACCCTGAGCTGCAGCTTTCTGGATTTGGGAGTCCCATATTCACCAGTGTCACCCACCTACATTAATATG GAGCTGAATGTGGGAAATGAAGACCAGATGAAGCACCTGATAAACATGGAGGAAGAGCTGCTAAGGCTGCAAAAACATGTGAACGACCTGagaaacatggaggaagagTTGCTGAGGCTGCAAAAACACGTGACGCACCTGagaaacatggaggaagagTTGCTgaggctgaaaaaacaaatgaacgaCCTATCACCGGATGTGGACGCTTGGCCCGACTTTGCTCTGGATTCACAAG GGGCCGTAGCGTTACCTCAGAAGTCTTCAGAAACATACCGCACCAAAGAGGCGAGCTTCACATTTTTTGGGATACCTATCTCATTACCTGTAAAGCCAAAGATTGTTCTTCAG AGACAGAAACCTCTGACTCCAGGACACTGCTGGGCTTTTGCAGGTGGGCGTGGACATTTATTCATCGCCTTGTCCAACCCAATCTTCATCAGTCATGTGACACTGGGTCACATTTCAAAGAACGTGTCCCCAACTGGGAAAATTTCCAGTGCCCCCAAACACTTTTCAGTTTAT GGACTGGAAACTTTAGATGATGATGGCACCAAGCTTGGAACCTTTCTGTATGATCACGATGGTGATTCACTGCAGACTTTCAAACTTCGGTTGCCCTCCTCTCATAAAGAACGTGTCATCAGATATGTGAGGCTGCAAGTGGAGAGCAACTGGGGCCATCCAGACTACACCTGCCTGTACAACTTCAGGGTCCATGGGAAGCTGGCAGAGTAA
- the LOC124073208 gene encoding SUN domain-containing protein 3-like, translated as MTRRSARLESMGYYDSEGNPTISYKETVFKIFKRRKNHFWHERGESTQTLIDNENTGDNLNGNSNNYSRRPKMFIRKIFDIFLFIFPLCFGLAYVIPTLSCSFLDLGVPYSPVSPTYINMELNVGNEDQMKHLINMEEELLRLQKHVNDLRNMEEELLRLQKHVTHLRNMEEELLRLKKQMNDLSPDVDAWPDFALDSQGAVALPQKSSETYRTKEASFTFFGIPISLPVKPKIVLQRQKPLTPGHCWAFAGGRGHLFIALSNPIFISHVTLGHISKNVSPTGKISSAPKHFSVYGLETLDDDGTKLGTFLYDHDGDSLQTFKLRLPSSHKERVIRYVRLQVESNWGHPDYTCLYNFRVHGKLAE; from the exons ATGACACGAAGGAGCGCTCGTTTGGAGTCCATGGGATACTACGACAGCGAAGGCAACCCAACCATTTCCTACAAGGAGACAGTGTTTAA GATTTTTAAAAGACGCAAGAACCATTTCTGGCATGAGAGAGGAGAATCCACGCAAACTCTAATCGACAACGAAAACACTGGCGACAACTTAAACGGCAACAGCAACAACTACAGCAGACGGCCCAAAATGTTCATCCGAaagatttttgacattttcctcttcatattcCCACTGTGTTTTG GACTTGCATACGTGATTCCAACCCTGAGCTGCAGCTTTCTGGATTTGGGAGTCCCATATTCACCAGTGTCACCCACCTACATTAATATG GAGCTGAATGTGGGAAATGAAGACCAGATGAAGCACCTGATAAACATGGAGGAAGAGCTGCTAAGGCTGCAAAAACATGTGAACGACCTGagaaacatggaggaagagTTGCTGAGGCTGCAAAAACACGTGACGCACCTGagaaacatggaggaagagTTGCTgaggctgaaaaaacaaatgaacgaCCTATCACCGGATGTGGACGCTTGGCCCGACTTTGCTCTGGATTCACAAG GGGCCGTAGCGTTACCTCAGAAGTCTTCAGAAACATACCGCACCAAAGAGGCGAGCTTCACATTTTTTGGGATACCTATCTCATTACCTGTAAAGCCAAAGATTGTTCTTCAG AGACAGAAACCTCTGACTCCAGGACACTGCTGGGCTTTTGCAGGTGGGCGTGGACATTTATTCATCGCCTTGTCCAACCCAATCTTCATCAGTCATGTGACACTGGGTCACATTTCAAAGAACGTGTCCCCAACTGGGAAAATTTCCAGTGCCCCCAAACACTTTTCAGTTTAT GGACTGGAAACTTTAGATGATGATGGCACCAAGCTTGGAACCTTTCTGTATGATCACGATGGTGATTCACTGCAGACTTTCAAACTTCGGTTGCCCTCCTCTCATAAAGAACGTGTCATCAGATATGTGAGGCTGCAAGTGGAGAGCAACTGGGGCCATCCAGACTACACCTGCCTGTACAACTTCAGGGTCCATGGGAAGCTGGCAGAGTAA
- the LOC124073210 gene encoding SUN domain-containing protein 3-like codes for MTRRSARLESMGYYDSEGNPTISYKETVFKIFKRRKNHFWHERGESTQTVIDNENTGDNLNGNSNNYSRRPKMFIRKIFDIFLFIFPLCFGLAYVIPTLSCSFLDLGVPYSPVSPTYINMELNVGNEDQMKHLRNMEEELLRLQKHVTHLRNMEEELLRLKKQMNDLSPDVDAWPDFALDSQGAVALPQKSSETYRTKEASFTFFGIPISLPVKPKIVLQRQKPLTPGHCWAFAGGRGHLFIALSNPIFISHVTLGHISKNVSPTGKISSAPKHFSVYGLETLDDDGTKLGTFLYDHDGDSLQTFKLRLPSSHKERVIRYVRLQVESNWGHPDYTCLYNFRVHGKLAE; via the exons ATGACACGAAGGAGCGCTCGTTTGGAGTCCATGGGATACTACGACAGCGAAGGCAACCCAACCATTTCCTACAAGGAGACAGTGTTTAA GATTTTTAAAAGACGCAAGAACCATTTCTGGCATGAGAGAGGAGAATCCACGCAAACTGTAATCGACAACGAAAACACTGGCGACAACTTAAACGGCAACAGCAACAACTACAGCAGACGGCCCAAAATGTTCATCCGAaagatttttgacattttcctcttcatattcCCACTGTGTTTTG GACTTGCATACGTGATTCCAACCCTGAGCTGCAGCTTTCTGGATTTGGGAGTCCCATATTCACCAGTGTCACCCACCTACATTAATATG GAGCTGAATGTGGGAAATGAAGACCAGATGAAGCACCTGagaaacatggaggaagagTTGCTGAGGCTGCAAAAACACGTGACGCACCTGagaaacatggaggaagagTTGCTgaggctgaaaaaacaaatgaacgaCCTATCACCGGATGTGGACGCTTGGCCCGACTTTGCTCTGGATTCACAAG GGGCCGTAGCGTTACCTCAGAAGTCTTCAGAAACATACCGCACCAAAGAGGCGAGCTTCACATTTTTTGGGATACCTATCTCATTACCTGTAAAGCCAAAGATTGTTCTTCAG AGACAGAAACCTCTGACTCCAGGACACTGCTGGGCTTTTGCAGGTGGGCGTGGACATTTATTCATCGCCTTGTCCAACCCAATCTTCATCAGTCATGTGACACTGGGTCACATTTCAAAGAACGTGTCCCCAACTGGGAAAATTTCCAGTGCCCCCAAACACTTTTCAGTTTAT GGACTGGAAACTTTAGATGATGATGGCACCAAGCTTGGAACCTTTCTGTATGATCACGATGGTGATTCACTGCAGACTTTCAAACTTCGGTTGCCCTCCTCTCATAAAGAACGTGTCATCAGATATGTGAGGCTGCAAGTGGAGAGCAACTGGGGCCATCCAGACTACACCTGCCTGTACAACTTCAGGGTCCATGGGAAGCTGGCAGAGTAA